In the genome of Thermoproteus tenax Kra 1, the window CCATGAGTCTCAGTCCAGATTCTGGGAGAACATAGTGGGCCGCTCCAGACAGTTTGTCTCGTTGATATCCCCAATTTTGAGGAGACATCTCTCCAACCTAGCCAGGTATTCAGACGAGGATATATATTATTACTTCAACGTTGTGAGGCCGAGCTTGATCAGGACGGAGGCCGACGAGGTCACTTACAATTTACACATATTGCTACGATATAGAATAGAAAGGCTCATGATAGCGGGCGAGGTAAAGGTAACCGACGTCCCAAGCTTGTGGAACGAAGAGATGGAGAGGCTGTTGGGAGTTAGGCCTAGGAACGACGCAGAGGGGGTCCTACAGGATATCCATTGGTCGCACGGCTCCATCGGCTACTTCCCGACGTATACTTTAGGCAACGTCATTGCGGCCCAGATCAAATACGCAATGGGGTTCCTCGAGGACGCCGTGGCCTCTGGCGATTTCGCGAAGATTAAGGAATGGCTCAGAGAGAGGATACATAGATGGGGCGCCACCTATCCACCAAAGGAGCTAGTGAGGAGAGCAACAGGTGAGACATATAATCCATCCTACCTGCTAAAATATCTAGAAAACAAATACAGATAGTGTTGGGTCCACAGCCCTGCGGTTGAAGTCATCGCCCTTTTAGAGCGGCGGAGCGCCGATACTAGCCCAAGCCTCCATCCAAGGGCCGAGAAAAGTATATAAACGGGATATGACAGTGTTCCGCCGTATCCAACATACCTCTTCTGGCATCTTTATTTATTAGGGTTTCCTAATCTCTTTTATGGTTCTTTCGCTGAAAAAAGCCTATTTTTTGTAGTTAAGTTTTTATATTTCTGTTTTCTTAAGGCACATGGCTACCGCAGAGGAGCTAAGATTGACTGATAGACAGGTACAGATACTACAACACCTACTGCAAAGGGCCCAGCCCATGAGAGTCTATACAGTGTACGGCGACCAAGACGAGATTGCCAGAGAGTTGGGGATGACAAGGCAAGCTCTAGCGATACACCTAAAGAGGCTCAAGGAGCTCGGTCTCGTGAGGACAGGCCGCGAGTTCGTTGACGTTACTGAGAAGGCGGTCAAGTTCTTGAAAGGCCAGAGCAACGATGTTATTGTGCTTGTGAAAGTAGAGCCAAAGTATCGCGACAAGGTCTACGACTTCTCCAAGAAGCTCCCCATCGAAAAGGCGCTTAGGCTGGCCGGCGAGTACGACTTGGCTGTAATAACCCAAGAGACGGTATTGGACAAAGTGCTTGATGCGCTCAATAACATGGAGGGCGTGAAAGAGACAAAGACCTTTATTAGCATAGGGGCCATAAAAGAATAAGCGGATTTATATAAAATATAAATTATTTTCTTAAAGCAAGACCGTTTTTCGTCATCCTATTGTGTAATATTCCATCAGTGTCATCCAGCGAAGATTGGCGGGCCCGCCGGGATTTGAACCCGGGTCCTACGGCTCCGGAGGCTCGGCGGACTTAGACTGGATCCACCGCCGCTCTGATCCATGCTGAGCTACGGGCCCATCATTTCAGTGGCCCCCTCTTTAAGCGTTTTGCGCCTAAACTTTACAACAGAAAGCCTCGCCCTTTAGGGCGGGGAGGGGGTCATAGCCTAAGGGGCAGAGGATGGAGCCACAAGCCCTCAGCAGAGGCCCCTTGAAGATAGAAATTCGCAGAGATTGACACGCCGTCCTCTGACTATTAACGTACCCCAACCCAGAGAAAGATCGACTCCTCCGAGCGCTCCGACTACGTACTCTATATGCGGCGTTGCCTCAGATAAAAGGCCCTTGGCCCTCGCCATGGATATAGCGTAGTTATTCAGCCCCACTCTAGCTCTATATAAAATGTAGCGAGCTACATCTTTCTCATCGTAGAGCCTTATGGCTCTAGCATCGAAGGCCAACGGCCTGCCCAAGGACAATGATACCCTGGAGGAGAGCAGAGAGGGCAAGACGCTGATAAGCT includes:
- a CDS encoding tRNA(His) guanylyltransferase Thg1 family protein gives rise to the protein MDKIISALLSAEPSKLEVDYRSRELPRDYIEPPFALRLDGVSFGKRLSDLPGPRNWGVHRALVVAASDLGKTLGADIVYVVSDEVNMVFERLAPYRGRVLKLISVLPSLLSSRVSLSLGRPLAFDARAIRLYDEKDVARYILYRARVGLNNYAISMARAKGLLSEATPHIEYVVGALGGVDLSLGWGTLIVRGRRVNLCEFLSSRGLC
- a CDS encoding Lrp/AsnC family transcriptional regulator; this translates as MATAEELRLTDRQVQILQHLLQRAQPMRVYTVYGDQDEIARELGMTRQALAIHLKRLKELGLVRTGREFVDVTEKAVKFLKGQSNDVIVLVKVEPKYRDKVYDFSKKLPIEKALRLAGEYDLAVITQETVLDKVLDALNNMEGVKETKTFISIGAIKE